From Balneolales bacterium ANBcel1:
AAAAGAGGGCAAACTGGACCGCCTGCTGGTGATGGGGTGTCTCTCCGATCGCTACCTGAAAGATCTTCAGAAGGATATTCCGGAAGTGGATAAATACTTCGGAAGCAGCCACACATCGCTGCCCGGGGTATTGCACGAGCTGGGCGGACGATACCGCAAGGAACTGATCGGAGAGCGAATGCTGACCAACCCCTCGCACTACGCCTACCTTAAAATTTCAGAGGGATGCGATCACACCTGCTCCTTTTGCGCCATCCCCATCATGCGGGGCGGACATGTCTCGCGCCCTGCCGATGAGCTTGTCATCGAAGCTGAGAAACTGAAGGCAAAGGGGGTGCGCGAACTGGTTCTCATCGGGCAGGATCTGACCTGGTACGGACTCGACCTCTATGGAAAGCGCTCGCTCGCGGACCTGCTTAAGCGGCTTTCGGATGTCGGATTCGACTGGATCCGGTTACAGTACGCCTATCCGGCAAAATTCCCCATGGACATCCTTCCGGTCATCCGCGATCGGGAGAACATCTGCAACTATCTCGACATGCCGGTTCAGCACGCCAGTACCGAGGTGCTCAAGTCGATGCGGCGCGGCATGAGCGGCGAACGAATGCGCGAGCTGCTGCATGAAATCCGGGCGGCGGTTCCCGGCATCCGGCTTCGCACAACGCTGATTGCGGGTTACCCGACGGAAACCGCCGGACATTTTGAAGAGTTGCTGGATTTCGTCCGGGAAATCCGGTTCGAACGCCTGGGCTGTTTCGCCTACTCGCAGGAGGAGGCGACCATTGCCTGGGAACTGGGAGATCCGGTACCTGCAGAGGAAAAGCAGCGGAGGGTCCGGGAGTTGATGGCACTGCAGGAAGAGATATCGCTTGAACACAATCAGGCGCTCGTGGGCCGCTCATTGCCGGTTCTGATCGACCGGATGGAAGACGGTGTGGCCTATGGCCGAACAGAATGGGATACGCCGGAGGTTGACAATGAAGTCATCATCCACGACGCGGTGGAAGGCTTCTCGCCGGCCCGGTTGCAGGCAGGCCGGTTCTGCCGGGTGCGCATCACCGATGCCGAGCCCTATGATCTTTACGGATGCATAGAGGCGGTGGATTAAGTCCATAAGTAACGCCTCACTTAGTGGCTCACGGCCTGCTTCTCCGGCTTTGGAACCGTA
This genomic window contains:
- the rimO gene encoding 30S ribosomal protein S12 methylthiotransferase RimO, producing the protein MQTRLPRIYVDTLGCSKNQVDSEVFIAQAKANEFEIVSDIEEANILLINTCGFIEDAKQESIDHILEGVSLKKEGKLDRLLVMGCLSDRYLKDLQKDIPEVDKYFGSSHTSLPGVLHELGGRYRKELIGERMLTNPSHYAYLKISEGCDHTCSFCAIPIMRGGHVSRPADELVIEAEKLKAKGVRELVLIGQDLTWYGLDLYGKRSLADLLKRLSDVGFDWIRLQYAYPAKFPMDILPVIRDRENICNYLDMPVQHASTEVLKSMRRGMSGERMRELLHEIRAAVPGIRLRTTLIAGYPTETAGHFEELLDFVREIRFERLGCFAYSQEEATIAWELGDPVPAEEKQRRVRELMALQEEISLEHNQALVGRSLPVLIDRMEDGVAYGRTEWDTPEVDNEVIIHDAVEGFSPARLQAGRFCRVRITDAEPYDLYGCIEAVD